A genomic segment from Pseudoduganella chitinolytica encodes:
- a CDS encoding ABC transporter ATP-binding protein: protein MSNTFNNTALELADVTVRYGAADVLQGLTLRVRRGEIYALLGGNGAGKSTTINALLGFAPLAAGRVRVCGIDVAADVLAARAALAYVPENVALYEHLSARENLAYFLRLAGAPTDGIDAALTTVGLAAEAWPRRLAGYSKGMRQKVAIALALARAVPVLLLDEPTTGLDPQATSEFNRMLQDLRGQGVTVFMVTHDLLGAAEVADRIGFLDRGRIVQELAAEGPARFDVQALYARYASTRRAA, encoded by the coding sequence ATGAGCAACACCTTCAACAACACCGCGCTGGAGCTGGCCGACGTGACGGTACGCTACGGCGCCGCCGACGTGCTGCAGGGCCTGACCCTGCGGGTGCGGCGGGGCGAAATCTACGCCCTGTTGGGCGGCAACGGCGCCGGCAAGTCGACCACGATCAACGCGCTGCTGGGCTTTGCCCCGCTGGCCGCTGGCCGCGTGCGCGTGTGCGGCATCGACGTGGCCGCCGACGTGCTCGCCGCGCGCGCGGCGCTGGCCTACGTGCCGGAAAACGTCGCGCTGTACGAGCACCTGAGCGCGCGCGAGAACCTGGCGTACTTCCTGCGCCTGGCCGGCGCGCCGACCGACGGCATCGACGCGGCGCTGACCACGGTGGGGCTGGCGGCCGAAGCATGGCCGCGCCGGCTGGCTGGCTACTCCAAAGGCATGCGCCAGAAGGTCGCCATCGCGCTGGCATTGGCTCGCGCCGTGCCGGTGCTGCTGCTGGACGAGCCCACCACCGGCCTGGACCCGCAGGCCACCAGTGAATTCAACCGCATGCTGCAGGACCTGCGCGGGCAGGGCGTCACCGTCTTCATGGTGACGCATGACCTGCTGGGCGCGGCCGAGGTGGCGGACCGCATCGGCTTCCTCGACCGCGGCCGCATCGTGCAGGAGCTGGCCGCCGAGGGCCCGGCGCGCTTCGACGTGCAGGCACTGTATGCCCGCTA